Below is a window of Impatiens glandulifera chromosome 2, dImpGla2.1, whole genome shotgun sequence DNA.
cttatttttcaaatatcatcttttcattttcaaccataTATATAATTCACCAAAAGATTTTAATCTTAGactaactaaaataaataaatgattttaaaattgcaACAACTAAAGTCTAATTAGTGTGCCTTGTGtcttataactttttattataaattttgaaaaagcaaaaaaaaaatattattaattttggttgttatctttttttatttattaaaattggaaGCCCAATATTTCATAATGACGATTAATGATTCTTTTAGTTGAATGCTTTTTTAATTAACTTGAATTTGGTGGTTTGATGTTACATAAATGAAAAGTATCACTCTTTTCAAAAACTAGTAATTAGTTAGTGTGTCTTTAgtcaacttaattatttaataatgatcaaatatttttattttaatataaaataattagagaattcttctaataattatattaaattttagttttaattaatgtactttcatatcaaataaaattaggaatttatataaattgaatcaTAATccagttataattttatatattaaaatcaaatttataattaaaacaaaaggTAGTGTAGATCAAATATGATGAATTAGATTCTCATTAATAATCCATCCAACATccaatttaaatgaaaaactaaaacaacatagctataatttttttaaaagttatttagatgcatgttgattttatttattgacaATAATTTATTCgttaaaatgtaatttaaattattagttaaatcaaattaaattttatactcTTTccattatcaaatatttaatattggtAGGTAACTAGAATGACTTCATATACCATCtactttaaatttaatattttaatattttttttatcttttaagaaTAAATTGGTCAACAATGacataacttttattttacttttatatatttttttaatataattttaaaacaaaaataatttaacatatattttatagaataaGCAAAGATGTAATTGAATAAACATAAATTGTAATGACACTTTCCTTTCCAAATGGGGGTATATAAATGGCTTTCACATGCTCTATGATGCATTCTCACTCTTGCCTTGCCCCACTCCTGTCTTCTCTCTggtttcttcctcttccccaGGTCGGTgttcttctttttccttttctcTCTCTGCATGAATGAATCTCTTTGATATGAATAAAGAATGACATTTTCATGTAATTAAGCTATTGTTTTCAAATGGGTTCATCTAGATCGATCTTCTTCTTTCCACTAGATTTAGTACTACATTGAAGATCTCTACTCCATTTTCCCTCTTTTAGATGCTTCCACGGTTAGGGTTTTTTTGTATAATCAAGtttgatatgattttattaCTTGGGTTTTCTTAACTTTCTATCCTCTTTCGGAATCAACCTTAAACAGAGATTTCAATTCACAGTTTTACTTCTTTGGCTGTGCAAGACAAGAGTTTGGATCTGTTTAATGTAAATGTCTGTGTTGCTGGATCTTGAAGCATTTATAGTTTTAATGGGCGAATTCTTTCTTAGATTGGATTAGATGTTTGAGAAGATGAATTCTTTTCAGAAACTTGATGATGGGTTTTGCTTGTTGCAGGAATCTAGCTAGATTGGAAACAAAAATGGAATTTCCGGTCATGTCGATCATGATCATCTGCACCACCCTAATCCTAGTGTGTTCTCCATCTGGATCATTGGCTAAGACTGCTTCGTCACCCCCAGCTCCGATAATCCTAACTCCGGCCCCAGCTCCGGCACCTCATTATGTAAACCTGACCGATTTGCTGACCGTGGCCGGTCCATTCCACACTTTCTTAAACTACCTCATCTCAACAAAAGTAATCGATACATTCCAAAACCAAGCCAACAACACAGACGAAGGAATCACCATCTTTGTCCCAAAAGACAGTGCTTTCTCTTCCCTAAAAACCCCATCTCTATCCAATCTCACCAATGAACAGATCAAGTCAATCTGCCTATTCCACGCCCTGCCTCATTTCTATAGTCTCGCCGATTTCAAGAATCTCAGCGAATCAGGTCCTGCGGTGACATTTGCCGGCGGGGGCTACACATTGAACATAACTTCCGTTTTTGGCACAGTACACTTGAGCTCGGGATGGGCAAAAACAAAGATCAGCAGCAGTGTTCTTTCAACCGACCCAATTGGGGTTTACGAGGTGGATAAGGTTCTTCTTCCAGAGGCTATTTTTGGGACGGACATTCCCCCTACAGCAGCCCCGGCTCCAGCTCCGGTTAGTGAGGTGGCGCCAGCTGCAGACTCTCCGGTTGGGGAAGAACATGGGTCGTCGTCATTGCCCAAATCGACGAAGAAGTCGTCAGCATTATCAGACAGGGTTTTGGGTCTAGGAGCTTGGACTTGGTTGATCTTGGCCATCTTGTTGTGAGGAATGAATTAAAGGAATGAAGGAGGGTTTGTATTCATTTAATGAAACTTATCTTATATTTTGGTAAGTTGGTGGAGATTGATTTATTGGTTTTTATTGCTTCAGATTTTTGGAtctcatatttttcttattattgttgttgatgattatgattcttgatttcttgaattaCTTCTTTATTGTTGTAATTACTATATTGGGGATTTTGGTTGTTTAAGTTTAATTACTATATTCTTATAATGCTTGTATGtcaaaattattgaaattatattgaaccaaatttatatattataagagcATCTCCAACCTACATGTAAAATCACTAGAACCGTCAATTTTTGGGTTAGGCCAATTGGGTTAGTTCGTCCTGCCAAACAATTTAAACGGGTTTGGTTAAAATATTAGCAACCCATTTGAAAGTGGATCTACACGCCCCGCTCGGATCCCAATCTTGGGTTGGAGTATTGGAAGAATCGGTACCCAATCTTTTCACTTATGACATGTGATGTTTTGGCTATTCCTATAACTACTTTGAAGTGTCACTCTTtctgaaaatgtgaaaactctCTTATTTGTACTCGCAATTGGTTACATTGATATTCTATcggtaattttatttataattttttaattatgttcttGACTTCCCCATAAAAATATCACTAGATCGAGTACCAATGATTTCGTATCCGGTCAAAATCTTAGCTAATTGATCGAAGTGGGTAGCTCCAGTAGACCCATAGATCATGGAACAAATAAGGTGGGTAGGCCCAACCACCACACTACCAAATCATCGCTATTTTCTTTTCTTAGAATCTCGGTTATGCGCCATTTCCtttttttacaatatttgtGACTTGTGACTTcgtatattagtttattttgatttgaatttttaactaCCTTCATTTTTTTGTATTTCATATGTAGATAAAAATCAAGAAGACAACATAATAGTTACATCAATATTGTCCAAACAATGATAAAATGTTTTAGAGGATGCTGATGCAGACATTGAAGAGAAATGCGATGAAAGAGAATGATTTGACATGGATTATATCTcgattgatatatttaaataatgttgaCTTTACTGTAATttctattttatgaaaatttcaaattttagttacttTGTTAAACTATTTGGTCAACTAATGTGTAACGATAGACAAAACTCTTGTTTAGTgtgtattatgactatttgatcatgtttttgaattattattttctagaattattaataatttttatttatattttatttgaagtgAGACAACTCGCGGCTGACCCGCAACCTACCTTGAGTTAGGAATTTTCAGTCCGTTGGGATGGTGGGTCAGTCCTCCGTCGACCCGTCAAACAATGAGTTTTGGTGGATAGATTGACCCAGTCTGACCGCTCTAAAAATAACCCTCAAAATGAGTTTTTCTTCCTTGATCCACACTTAAACCAAAACCCAGTTTTTACTCATTTTCTCTCACTTCTAAATGCAAATATGCGTAATTAGACTGTCTCCAACATAACTACACACGCAAACTCATTTTAGATTTTTGATCTTGTCTCCTTGAAACgcatatattcaattttatatatagtcattagtgtattttaatatttacaaactgagttatttttatttttttatataatttatttatatattaatcttatttatataatttattttatttttgttgtgtatgaattattgatatataattaacattaattaattttattaaataaatgagaaaagattggagtttaatatgtaaaattgataaatatatatataatattaataaggttaaaaagttagtgtaaaaaaataatattctagatttttgggttggagatgaattactatTTAATGTgagtttactgcattttggatTTAAAAATGAGTTTGTGGGTTGAAGATGGTCTTAGGGCATTTGTACCAACTTCCCTATTTTGTatccctaaaaataatataaaataataatatccctattttagagaatcaaaatataaattattctacatCAGCTTCCTTATCTTTatccatatatcatttaaatattcattaaaacaaccaacttttcaaccacttaattacttattcatatatatttaaatattcattaaaacaaacaacttcttaaccacttaatttatttataacccttaaatatttattcataacttcTCAACCACCTTAAgaacctaaaatatatataagaacacATTCCCATAAGGAAATAGCTACTTTcactttaaaagaaaattctcCTCCTCCCGCCATTCGTATAATTGGAGAAATATCCATGATAAAAATgggagaaaatatattattaatctaagAAAAATAGGAGAGATCTAGGAAAAATagcaacaaaagaaaaaaaaatggcgGAGAAAAACAATTGCGGGATTGTTAGAAATGAAAAGAGAAATGGCGGGATGATTAgccatgaaagagaaaatatattattttattatttaaggatGCTATAGTAATCgtccctaaaaaattataaagatagagaatttgataaagcattttttttacaatttttatattatttatcttaataataaagATAGAACACATTTTAGAATTAGACTATAAATGCCCTTACTAttcaaatactaaaaaaaattacaaaaataaattagtccTCTAACTTGTGacatttgttaattttatatatttatttttttatataatttatttatatgcttaatttttattattattctatattttttattcatacttatttttatatattataaatttttaataatgaacaacattaataaataaacttaaaaaataaccaaaataattttgttgagttaaatttgtaaagttgataaatatatatatattattgaaaacattaaaaagttagtataaaaaagaatattacgagaatattttttaaatttgaaaatgagtttttgagAGTGAAGATAAATTAATGTTAatgcattttgagtttgagaataagttttttttaagttgaagatgttctaatagtttttttttaaatgacttaACCAATCATTTTTGTTGTTAATTTTGTGTTAAACATAATGCATCAACATTGTATCAGACGTATCAATCCAAAGTTTCTAACAACTACCTAAAGATTCGGGTATCACCAAATGAATCTAAGTAATACTCCGAACAAAACTTCAAATACTAGTTATGCATTgacaatgcaaaaataagtgagttgtcgatttaATCTCTTTGTGACACATCCAATTGactataatataacattttttcatgcacatatcaccTGTTAGAATTTCACCATCAATAACATTCTatcaaaataaagaaattttagataaaattttgaataaataaaataaaattaattatatatatacaagcaaaatatatataaccatttactaaattatgttttagtcgaagaaaaagaaaataggaATCGGTTGAATATGGAAATAAACAACCTTTCCTTTCTCCTGTTTGAGTATTTCGCGGGTCCTTAAGGCAGTACGGTTTTCTCTCTCCCTCCACTCTCTCTCTTCCCTCTACGGAAGCTCTCTTCATCCTGtcatagttttttttcttcttctttgttttcCCTTCACAACCTCGTGAGAGATGCATGGTTGCCCCCAAAACAAGCTCATACCTCGGTAGAAGAACAACAAGGCTCTTCAATCTGAACCTTTTGTAAGCAAATTCATTGATctctttcatcttcttttctcAGTTTTAAATTCCTCTatgttttgttgttgttgttgttgttgttgttgttgttgttgtttttgaTTGAGAACCCACAAATCAAATGCATTTCTAACTCTGTATCCAAAATTCTGAAATGTAATTGATCCAGAGGTGGTGGTTGTGCATATACAATCCAAAATGTCTGGTTTTCAAGGTGTCGTTGTTTCTGATCCATTCCTTCAAAGCCAGTTTACGCAAGTCGAACTCCGAACCCTCAAGTCCAAAGTATGTAGTATTGTTTTAATATGTAACCAAACCAGGAAtgataaaaaactaaaattggCTTCATTTTCTTGTTACAGTTTCTGTCATGTAGGAATCAATCTGGTAAAGCCACATTAGGAGACTTACCTCCAATGGTGGTGACTCTAAAAGGCGTAAATGAAGTGTTTAATGAGGATCAGGTTAAGAGTATCTTTCTTGAAACCTCTCCTGATCTCAGCCAAGAAGTTGATTTTGAATCCTTCCTTCAGGTAGGTGAACCTAGATTAATGAATACTACTACTACAACAGAATACAGATCTTCATATGTGATTATGCATTTGTGCAGATATATGTAAAGTTGAAATCTAGAGCATCGAGTAAATTGGGTGGACCAAAATTAAAAGGTTCAACTTCATTTCTAAAGGCTTCCACCACCACTAATCGCCACATGATTAGTGAAAGTGAGAAAGCCTCTTATGTTGCCCATATTAACAACTTCCTTGGAGAAGATCCCTTCTTGAAGGAATTTCTTCCATTGAATCCTGCTGATAATTCTTTATTTGATCTTGCAAGCGATGGAGTTCTTCTCtggtaatatttataataaacatcCACTTTGAACATTTTCTAATCTGGATaactgttattattattttttttgtctacTTACTACATTATTTTGTGCAGTAAGCTCATCAATATAGCAGTTCCTGGCACAATAGATGAACGAGCAATTAATACTAAAAAGGTCCTTAATCCATGGGAGAGGAATGAGAATCATACACTTTGCCTCAATTCTGCTAAGGCTATAGGATGTACTGTTGTCAATATTGGCACGCAAGACATTATTGAAGGAAGAGTAGGTTAAAccattattattgttaaatttctATTGCTATCTCTAAGCTTGCCCAATATACTGTGCTTTTGGTTTGTCAATGCAGACTCATCTTGTAATGGGGATCATTTCTCAAATTATTAAGGTAGTTTTGTGTGTTCAATTATACACATTCATGTATAAACATTAGATTTGAGGCCTTCAAagttcatcattaattattttatggttatttCCAGATTCAAATGTTGGCTACCCTCAACTTGAGAAAAACACCTCAGCTGGTGGCATTGGTCGATGACAGCAAGGTCAAAAGATGTCAATTTTATTCCCCCCTCAATGCTTGATGTTCGGTTTAGAGATAACTAATTTAATCTACAGGACATGGAAGAACTCATGGCATTGCCTCCTGAAAAGGTTCTGCTGAAGTGGATGAATTTCCAGCTGAAGAAAGCAGGATACGAAAAAGAGGTTACAAATTTTTCATCTGATCTgaaggtaaaaaaaatgttcaacaTCTTCTCTTTGAAATTAATCTATCATCTTCTGTCTTATAATATAGATTTTTTGTTTACCTATGATGATATGCATCTGCAGGATGGTGAAGCTTATGTGCATCTGCTTAATGTTCTTGCCCCGGAACTTGGAAATGCTGGTATGATGGAAGTGAAGGATCCTTCACAAAGAGCAGATATGGTACTTGCTCAGGCAGATAAACTGAATTGCAAGAGATATATATCCTCCAAGGACATTGTTGAGGGTTCTACAAATCTAAATCTTGCATTTGTTGCACAAATATTCGAGCAGAGGTGATCCTATGACCcttctctttatttatatttctttaaattagtTTTGGTGTTGTTTACATAGTATACATTCGATTTCAGGAATGGGTTGTCAGTTGATACTGAAAAGAGTAGTCCTTTCGCTGAGATGATCATGGATGATGATCAAACATCAAGGGAAGAAAGAGTTTTTCGGCTGTGGATTAACAGCCTTGGAATTGAATCTTACGTCAATAATTTGTTTGAGGATGTCAGGAACGGGTGAGAACGTTTTATGTGTGTGTTCACTGTATTTTCATGACTTGACTGTCAGTCCGCATTGGATTGCAGATGGGTGCTATTGGAAGTTCTTGACAAAATTTCCCCAGGTACAGTCATATGGAAGCAAGCATCGAAACCGCCTATCAAGATGCCTTTCAGAAAAGTTGAGAACTGCAATCAAGTTATAAATATTGGAAAAGATTTAAATCTGTCTCTTGTAAATGTAGCTGGGAATGATATAGTTCAAGGCAATAAGAAGCTCATAGTAGGTTAGTAGTACACCTCATTGCCTATAATTTCCTAATATGGTATATTTGAAATCATCTGATGTGTTGTTGTGCACTTTGTTCTAAGCTTTTTTGTGGCAGTTGATGAGGTTTATGGTTCTCCGACTGTTGAAGAATTTGAGGTCATTCTCTCAAGGAAAGGAGATAACAGATACCGACATTATCCTCTGGGCAAACAACAAAGTGAAGCGTTCAGGCAGAAAAACTCAAATGGAAAGTTTTAAGGTGAAGACCGATTTCCTGACACTCTTCAATAACATTTCAGTTTGCATCACTGATTTCTGTTTAATATTTTTCGTAGGACAAGAGTCTTTCCAATGGAATTTTCTTTCTAGAGCTTCTCACTGCTGTGGAGCCAAGGGTTGTCAACTGGACAGTTATTACCAAAGGGGAGGATGgtataaactattttttcataatacccactaaaacacaaaaaataaaagttcCAAAGCTCTTTAACTCAGCAATGCATTTCTGGGCTGATACAAGTTTTTGTTCATGGTAAAACTTCAGACGAGGACAAGAAGCTAAACGCAACATACATAATAAGTGTGGCTCGAAAGCTCGGTTGCTCTGTTTTCTTGTTGCCTGAAGACATAATGGAGGTAAAAACACTAGGATTCTACTTGTGGCCCAGGATGGTAAAAATGATGAAGAGTGCATTATTGTAATTATCTTGAACAGGTGAACCAGAAGATGATTCTAACTTTAGCAGCAAGCATTATGTACTGGAGCCTGCTGAACAAAGGGGCAGACCCAGAACCAATACCTTCTTCTTCAGTCGAAGCAGATGCCGAAGAGGAGACAGTCCCAGCTAGTGTAGAGAATGAAGATCCTCCTCCTAATGATGAGGAACCACCAGCAGAATGAATGGCATGGATGGATAGTTTTACAAAAGATTCATTGATTTCTTTCAAGATCAAGGGATTTGGTTAAAGTGTTCTttcatcttaattaattatgccaatatatatatagtaggaAAAGTTTTGTTCAAGTTTTAAGTTAAGAGTTCTTTCTTTTTGCATTCTTTTCATCAAAATACCATGTTTCATTTTGATGAGTAGTTGTAGCATGCAATAATgtataaatcatataatttatgtttacaTTCTTTAGTGTGACCAAGACAGAAATTAAAGTTATGggattttaacttattttttaaattgtccgAGTGTAAAGACATGAACTAATGACGCAAGTATATGAATTCTTATGCTCAACTACTATGAGTCTTCACAAGAAGGATTGAGCTTAATGCATGAAAATTTTAGACGGTTTGAACTTAGTgtaagagataaataaaaaatgtatttagaGACTGGGAAAAAATGCataaaatttatcataaaataaaatcactaGACAATTAATACATGACTATCATTATTTTGAAATACAGCCTCTACATAAATCCACCCCTAGTTGAAATGGTTTGGGAATTAGCTGCTAAACGAAATACTGTCAATAAGATCTGCGCTATCAAATTGCTACTAGCAGAGCGATAGGGAAAGCTAGACCGAATAGgctgaatcaaactaacccttaaataaaactgaatattatatatataggcaCATCAAGTCCCTTCAATATGTCAATCAAATCGATAATAACATATGTAACACATTTTCTAGTCAGCAAATTTCGTATATATTTTTGTACAATCAAAGGGATTGTCATCAAACATATTTGATTTCCCAcaaaatagaagaaaaagaattatCAAATCGCACAAGAGCCCTTGTGTAAGAATCATATTACCATAACTGTTTCAGTGTCGGCTTTATCAGAAACCACCCAATCCATCGGGTGGTAAAGACACTCCAATTGGGTAGGGACGATGAAATCTTGTACGCAAAAGAGGACCATTACCGATGTTAACCTTCGTACTACTATTTATGTCCGGTTTCTGCTTGTCAGAGTCAACAAGGAATTGAAGTCCCTAAAAATGATGAGCCAATTTGTTAAAAAGTGAGTCGTCATTAAACAAACACAATCTACAAAAGCGGAAACAACACATTCAAGCTGCTCATACATACCTTTACCGCGTTTTCCTCCTTTGTAGAGGTTGGCAACAACTTAGTTCCAACATCCTTCAggatcaaaagaaaaaaagatgtaAGGTAACTAGAATACCACCAGGGAAAAACAAGACAACACTATGTTTGGTTATGGCGGAATTACAATTGAGGGTTCAACTCTTAaatcttttgtttgtttgatgactTCAAATACAAGTTTGGAATTGGAATTATAGTTCCAATGGAATTGAATTTTGTAAGTAATTTCAGCATTTCTTCTTTGCCATTACAATTGTGACGCTAGTTCCAATTATGCGTATCCAAACATAGCGTATCATACAAATATTACATGTGTGCAAGGCCTTTTAAAATTACTCAAAACTGTTTTCAAGCCCAAAGGATAAAGGGAATGAACACCTTTGTTTGTTTTCCTTTTGAAGAGTATTGTTAGAAGATAAGAAGAAGATTGTTAAAGAATGGATGTTTAAGCGTACAAAGGTAGAAAACTTGTAACAATTTTATACAAATGTTCATTTGCTGCTTGTGTCTACAATATCTTGAAGGAAAAGATCTATGACTAGAAGAGATTGATTGAAGATTTAGTTATTACTTAAAGTGAAATCTGTAGCAAAGTAGTCAACACAACTCAGGATACGCTTGCTAGCATAACAATTGtatattttctttgtttaataAAAGGTTCCATTCTTTTCgcgaaaaaaaaaagacaagaaGAAGTGATGGAGAATATTTcgtttagaaaaaaaaagatgtgATAGGAAAACCTGATACAGTACACTCTAAAAGATGTTTGCTGGACCAAGCCAGTTTAATCTAATGTGGAAAGAAACATGTATAAGAAAAGAGTATCCTGCCAGCATTCTAACTTAAGCATGTTAATGGCGAGCACATGTATAAGATGAAACTGATGGATCTTGTTTATATGAGTTTAAGAAGGAAACCAATTTTTTTCAGAAGCAAGGAACAAAAGTGTTGAAAATACAGTACAAACCTGTAAAGGCTTAGCATCTATCTCATTCTTCGTCCCTCCAGCTACTTGGCAAAGATACCACAATCCAGTATTTGTTACATCCTGTAatgcataaaaaaaacaaagagaTGAACAATAAAACACTGAAAGTGGGTAAAGAATCATTAATTGCTCTAAAAACAACTAAGAATTCTAACCTGCTTGCTTTCTAAATTTTCAAGCTTCCCTTCCTGTTGAGTTGAACAAAAGCAATACAGTGAGTGACTAATCCCACAGCAATGACTCCATTTACTCTATGCAAGTATCTCTCAAATTCAATTTAGTTATGATTTTGAATTAATCAACAAAAGCTAATATTAATGAACAATCCAAgactatataaaaatatgaggTAAATTTGAGTTATTGGTTAAAACCACTTATACGCACCAAACCAAATACCAACTGTTGTATCGATTCAATGTCATATCCAATTTGATTAAGATTGGTCCTCACTTCAGTTACCTGTATAGaagaaaaattccaaaatttgaCAATGAAATATGTCATTGAACTAATGACTGCAATGCAAATGATTGGTAAACCTATTTATGATATCTATTCTATTCAATTTTAGATACAAAGAAAAGCTTCAATAGGCATAGATGCTGTCACCCCAATTATTGACACAAAATGTAAATTCAAGCTTCAAACCATATCCAAGCCCTGAACACCTTCTCGCTTGCCACACCCTAGCTCCAAATGAAAACCCAACTCTTTTCACCTTTCTCCAGTTATGATGGGGATTAAACATGCTAATATAGGAAAGCAAGAAGTGGATGAAGATATTTTGCCAAGGATGGTAGGAGCTACATTTCTTCACTTTAATCCCttttctccaaatttgaatCCTTAAGGAGATAACCAGCACTTCTAAATGGGGACATGAAGATTTATTGATACCAAAAGTAACATCTACTAACCACAGACCATCTAAAGGAAAAAGGCCCCATTTGGAAGCACTTTTGTTTCTGTTTATGCATCTGaaaaagtttgtaaataaaGAAACGTTTGGAAACAAAATTTAGtcataatataaatttgttttagtttttgtatctgaaaatgtttccaaatacaaaaacacaagtgtttccaaatggggatTAGAAACACGAATATTTGAGAGttctaattcaaaattttcagtttCACTTGATGACAAATGC
It encodes the following:
- the LOC124926378 gene encoding fasciclin-like arabinogalactan protein 7 isoform X2, coding for MEFPVMSIMIICTTLILVCSPSGSLAKTASSPPAPIILTPAPAPAPHYVNLTDLLTVAGPFHTFLNYLISTKVIDTFQNQANNTDEGITIFVPKDSAFSSLKTPSLSNLTNEQIKSICLFHALPHFYSLADFKNLSESGPAVTFAGGGYTLNITSVFGTVHLSSGWAKTKISSSVLSTDPIGVYEVDKVLLPEAIFGTDIPPTAAPAPAPVSEVAPAADSPVGEEHGSSSLPKSTKKSSALSDRVLGLGAWTWLILAILL
- the LOC124926050 gene encoding fimbrin-5-like; the encoded protein is MSGFQGVVVSDPFLQSQFTQVELRTLKSKFLSCRNQSGKATLGDLPPMVVTLKGVNEVFNEDQVKSIFLETSPDLSQEVDFESFLQIYVKLKSRASSKLGGPKLKGSTSFLKASTTTNRHMISESEKASYVAHINNFLGEDPFLKEFLPLNPADNSLFDLASDGVLLCKLINIAVPGTIDERAINTKKVLNPWERNENHTLCLNSAKAIGCTVVNIGTQDIIEGRTHLVMGIISQIIKIQMLATLNLRKTPQLVALVDDSKDMEELMALPPEKVLLKWMNFQLKKAGYEKEVTNFSSDLKDGEAYVHLLNVLAPELGNAGMMEVKDPSQRADMVLAQADKLNCKRYISSKDIVEGSTNLNLAFVAQIFEQRNGLSVDTEKSSPFAEMIMDDDQTSREERVFRLWINSLGIESYVNNLFEDVRNGWVLLEVLDKISPGTVIWKQASKPPIKMPFRKVENCNQVINIGKDLNLSLVNVAGNDIVQGNKKLIVAFLWQLMRFMVLRLLKNLRSFSQGKEITDTDIILWANNKVKRSGRKTQMESFKDKSLSNGIFFLELLTAVEPRVVNWTVITKGEDDEDKKLNATYIISVARKLGCSVFLLPEDIMEVNQKMILTLAASIMYWSLLNKGADPEPIPSSSVEADAEEETVPASVENEDPPPNDEEPPAE
- the LOC124926378 gene encoding fasciclin-like arabinogalactan protein 7 isoform X1; translation: MLPRNLARLETKMEFPVMSIMIICTTLILVCSPSGSLAKTASSPPAPIILTPAPAPAPHYVNLTDLLTVAGPFHTFLNYLISTKVIDTFQNQANNTDEGITIFVPKDSAFSSLKTPSLSNLTNEQIKSICLFHALPHFYSLADFKNLSESGPAVTFAGGGYTLNITSVFGTVHLSSGWAKTKISSSVLSTDPIGVYEVDKVLLPEAIFGTDIPPTAAPAPAPVSEVAPAADSPVGEEHGSSSLPKSTKKSSALSDRVLGLGAWTWLILAILL